A genomic window from Ferrimicrobium acidiphilum DSM 19497 includes:
- a CDS encoding heavy metal translocating P-type ATPase translates to MPSSSTEQIDLDLFGMTCTSCASRIERKLNRLPGANATVNYALEEATISYDPNALDIDNIVDAVRQAGYDAVKKDKAGPTPKTHHPTWPLAISAALSAILLGSDLSIWSISRPIAFLLAAVVVLLVGRDFLVTAIRDLGHLTGGMDSLVSLGFVTAFVWSTAVTFAGLGHEPIFFDAAAIVPTVIYLGRWIEDRAKTVARSDLNDLQAQILGDVMIKRQGVEMIVPASEILREDVVTVRPGQVVPTDITVTIGESTVDTAIITGESDPTPVAPGINVLAGSLNRDQLLEGVATTSAQRSFLSQLTLQVAQAQARKANLERISDRISRVFVPIVILIAIATFLAWLAEGSATRALVAAIAVLVVACPCSLGLATPIAFLVATSRAARSGILIQSPTVLEQVPKIDTVFLDKTGTLTDATLSFDHLPAQLSPIERERIAAIAQASTHPVARALGTLSTTQLSVEAVKELPGSGMVGTVDGHTITIATPQFFNIQTSDGPRTVACQIDDQPPMIFTLRETLRDGATDLVQALRDNGIQIVMLTGDRLNNAEPLARALGIDTIRANVQPAEKSAAIRDAQALGKRVAMVGDGINDAAALAQADLGIALAGGTDIAKASADITILGDDILKVPGAIGLARATLRNIHQNFAWAIGYNVVAITLAAVGILNPMLAAALMASSSLIVVTNALRLRRWHL, encoded by the coding sequence TCGTCGATGCCGTTAGGCAGGCTGGCTACGACGCAGTCAAGAAAGACAAAGCAGGGCCAACACCGAAAACTCACCACCCAACTTGGCCGCTCGCAATCAGTGCAGCTCTGAGCGCGATACTACTAGGTAGTGATCTATCGATCTGGTCAATCTCCAGACCGATAGCATTCCTCCTTGCGGCCGTAGTCGTCCTCTTGGTCGGACGAGACTTTTTGGTCACCGCTATACGCGATCTTGGCCACTTAACAGGAGGCATGGACTCTCTCGTTTCATTGGGGTTCGTAACTGCATTTGTGTGGTCAACGGCTGTCACTTTTGCCGGCCTTGGACACGAACCGATCTTCTTTGATGCAGCAGCGATCGTTCCGACGGTGATCTATCTCGGACGATGGATCGAGGATCGGGCCAAAACGGTTGCGAGATCCGATCTCAACGATCTGCAAGCGCAGATACTTGGTGATGTCATGATCAAACGTCAAGGTGTCGAGATGATCGTCCCAGCGAGTGAGATTCTACGTGAGGACGTTGTGACAGTGCGCCCGGGTCAAGTAGTCCCAACCGATATAACGGTCACCATCGGAGAATCAACGGTTGATACTGCGATCATCACGGGAGAATCCGACCCTACCCCAGTAGCACCTGGGATCAACGTACTGGCAGGGTCCTTGAACCGAGACCAGCTTCTCGAGGGAGTTGCGACCACCAGTGCTCAGCGCAGCTTCCTCTCACAGCTCACCCTACAGGTGGCTCAAGCACAGGCCAGGAAGGCCAATCTTGAGCGTATAAGTGATCGTATCTCCAGGGTATTCGTGCCGATCGTGATTTTGATAGCAATCGCTACTTTCTTGGCCTGGCTAGCCGAAGGGTCTGCGACTAGGGCATTGGTGGCAGCAATAGCCGTTCTCGTTGTCGCATGTCCGTGCTCCCTCGGTCTCGCCACACCAATAGCATTCCTTGTCGCCACCTCTAGAGCTGCCAGATCTGGTATCCTGATCCAAAGTCCTACCGTCCTCGAGCAGGTACCAAAAATCGACACCGTTTTCCTCGATAAGACCGGCACGCTTACCGATGCAACCTTGTCATTCGATCATCTACCAGCTCAACTGTCACCCATCGAACGCGAACGCATCGCCGCTATAGCCCAGGCTTCAACACATCCAGTAGCACGCGCTCTTGGCACGTTATCGACCACCCAGCTAAGCGTGGAGGCCGTGAAGGAACTCCCGGGTTCCGGCATGGTCGGGACAGTAGATGGCCACACGATCACCATAGCAACACCTCAGTTCTTCAATATCCAAACAAGCGACGGACCAAGAACAGTCGCGTGTCAGATCGACGATCAGCCTCCCATGATATTTACCCTACGTGAGACCCTAAGAGACGGTGCTACCGACCTTGTGCAAGCGCTGCGAGACAACGGAATCCAGATCGTCATGTTGACTGGAGATCGGCTTAACAATGCGGAGCCACTAGCAAGAGCGTTAGGGATAGACACAATCCGCGCCAATGTACAACCGGCAGAAAAGTCTGCAGCAATCCGAGACGCCCAGGCTCTCGGGAAACGTGTAGCAATGGTAGGAGACGGCATCAACGATGCAGCTGCTCTCGCTCAGGCCGATCTAGGTATTGCACTCGCTGGCGGTACCGACATCGCAAAGGCCAGCGCTGACATCACGATCCTCGGTGACGACATTCTAAAGGTTCCTGGCGCTATTGGTTTAGCTCGTGCCACACTTCGTAACATTCATCAAAACTTTGCATGGGCCATCGGATACAATGTCGTCGCCATTACTTTGGCAGCAGTTGGCATCTTGAATCCCATGCTCGCGGCAGCACTGATGGCGAGTTCATCCCTGATCGTGGTAACCAACGCTCTGCGGCTCAGAAGATGGCATCTTTGA
- a CDS encoding D-2-hydroxyacid dehydrogenase family protein yields the protein MRCAVLDDYQNVAVSTADWTSLQATISVDPFHDHLESENELVSRLYPYEILVVMRERTPLRKSLLERLPSLRLIVTTGMRNASIDVAAANQLGIVVCGTSGHSEPPAELTWALILALSRHIVEEVSSVRNNGLWQTSLGVDLYGKCLGLIGLGKIGNRVARVGAAFGMEVVAWSPHLTESRASEAGASLMESLEALLATSDIVSIHLVLGEGTYGLLGRHELNQMRSTALLINTSRAAIVDQQALIEALQMGTIAGAGLDVFDHEPLAKDDPIRSTPNLIATPHLGYVTERNYSTFFEQVIEDIAAFATGTPIRLLS from the coding sequence ATGCGTTGTGCCGTTCTAGACGACTATCAAAATGTGGCGGTCTCAACTGCGGACTGGACCTCCTTACAGGCGACTATATCAGTCGATCCCTTCCACGATCATCTAGAGAGCGAGAACGAACTGGTTTCGCGTCTATATCCCTACGAGATCCTGGTTGTCATGCGCGAACGCACACCGCTCCGCAAGTCTCTTTTGGAGCGCCTTCCCAGCTTACGGCTAATCGTGACCACCGGAATGCGTAACGCATCGATCGATGTCGCTGCCGCCAATCAATTGGGAATCGTCGTCTGTGGTACCAGTGGTCATTCCGAACCACCAGCGGAACTGACTTGGGCTTTAATTCTCGCTCTTAGCAGGCACATTGTCGAGGAGGTCTCATCGGTACGCAACAACGGGCTATGGCAGACGAGCCTCGGTGTCGATCTGTACGGTAAGTGTCTTGGACTGATTGGATTAGGCAAGATCGGCAACCGAGTTGCCCGTGTTGGTGCTGCATTCGGCATGGAGGTCGTCGCATGGAGCCCACACCTAACGGAATCCCGGGCAAGTGAAGCTGGCGCAAGTCTGATGGAATCGCTAGAGGCACTCCTTGCGACTAGCGATATAGTGAGCATACACCTTGTTCTCGGAGAGGGTACCTACGGCCTGTTAGGCCGCCATGAACTCAATCAGATGCGGTCCACTGCTCTATTGATTAACACGTCTCGAGCGGCCATCGTCGACCAGCAAGCACTGATCGAAGCTCTACAGATGGGCACAATCGCCGGAGCGGGACTCGATGTTTTTGATCACGAACCACTCGCCAAAGACGATCCAATCAGGAGCACACCCAACCTGATCGCCACTCCACACCTTGGCTACGTCACCGAGCGCAACTACTCTACCTTCTTTGAGCAGGTGATCGAGGATATCGCCGCATTCGCCACAGGTACGCCCATTCGTTTATTGTCATGA
- a CDS encoding acyl-CoA dehydrogenase family protein, whose amino-acid sequence MIFQERYLSQEQLLMRDTCKRYVDDVLAPFIRENREREWSFDPNTRLSPHILEQADLVGLRSLGVPEEFGGIALDPTTESQTFAIIATELARGDSGVADKLVQNWKISVLLRELAPRHLQEHWFSRYMAEPQFLMAHCLTEPRGASDRWLPYNVPEAAMDTRAVLEGDHWKINGRKQFISNGYDASLYVVYANTDSSAGMLQGTSSFLVPRDTPGLEVTRCNETIGGRFMNNGEIVFDDCRVPNDHLLAHNDALGKAGVYFKPGKIIQAAKNLGIGIAAYEDSVAFVHERVQGGRVLIKHQAVAIRIAEMATKLEAVASLLRHAALAVDEGSPDSQTLCDMVKVFASQEIFKVCQHAVELHGGYGAMLEVGVEKYFRDAAVYLHMDATVDVSNFKIVRSMFPATAGLYAGPELASTDR is encoded by the coding sequence TTGATTTTCCAGGAGAGATATCTTTCGCAGGAGCAGCTACTCATGCGTGACACCTGCAAACGCTATGTCGATGACGTTCTCGCACCGTTCATCCGTGAAAATAGAGAGCGTGAGTGGTCGTTCGACCCCAACACACGGCTCTCTCCTCACATCCTAGAACAGGCGGATCTTGTAGGGCTGCGCTCACTCGGTGTTCCAGAGGAGTTTGGAGGCATAGCGCTCGATCCCACAACGGAGTCTCAAACCTTCGCCATTATAGCCACAGAGCTAGCCCGAGGTGACTCGGGTGTGGCTGACAAGCTTGTTCAGAACTGGAAAATCTCTGTCCTTCTCCGCGAACTCGCGCCCCGCCATCTGCAAGAACATTGGTTCTCTCGCTATATGGCAGAGCCTCAGTTCCTGATGGCACACTGCTTGACAGAACCCAGAGGAGCATCAGACAGGTGGTTGCCTTACAACGTCCCAGAGGCGGCAATGGACACTCGAGCAGTTCTGGAGGGTGACCATTGGAAGATCAACGGCCGCAAGCAGTTCATCTCTAACGGATACGACGCGAGCCTCTATGTCGTCTATGCAAATACAGACTCGTCTGCTGGCATGTTACAAGGGACCTCGAGCTTTCTAGTACCCCGTGATACGCCGGGCCTAGAGGTGACTCGCTGTAACGAAACTATAGGCGGCCGGTTCATGAATAACGGAGAAATTGTCTTCGATGACTGCCGAGTACCCAACGACCACCTGCTCGCGCATAATGATGCGCTAGGCAAGGCCGGTGTCTACTTCAAACCAGGCAAAATTATCCAAGCCGCAAAAAACCTGGGGATTGGCATTGCCGCCTATGAAGACTCGGTCGCCTTTGTACACGAACGCGTACAAGGGGGCCGCGTCCTGATCAAGCATCAAGCAGTTGCAATACGTATAGCAGAGATGGCAACCAAGCTCGAGGCCGTAGCCTCCCTGCTTCGCCATGCAGCCCTTGCCGTGGACGAGGGTTCCCCAGACTCTCAAACCCTCTGCGATATGGTAAAGGTATTTGCATCACAGGAGATATTCAAGGTATGCCAACACGCCGTTGAGCTCCATGGGGGCTATGGAGCCATGCTAGAAGTTGGTGTCGAGAAGTACTTCCGCGATGCAGCCGTCTACCTTCACATGGATGCCACCGTTGATGTCTCAAACTTCAAAATTGTTCGATCGATGTTTCCGGCTACCGCTGGGCTCTATGCCGGTCCGGAGCTGGCATCAACCGACCGTTAA
- a CDS encoding zinc ribbon domain-containing protein, with amino-acid sequence MNEVWVNAPPRLETLHYKTERANVKVVVDRYLPSSQLHHGCTTRLVGAKLAKRLSCDRCHVEADRDDIASLNICDWSVISCGLVESSALFVPRPFGTGGSSDDGLTHHLERACKTGSNTGRAWRGENDSWTSEHEVRDENLVKGASK; translated from the coding sequence ATGAACGAAGTATGGGTAAACGCACCCCCTCGACTGGAAACGCTTCACTACAAGACAGAACGTGCCAACGTCAAGGTAGTAGTTGATCGCTACCTCCCTTCATCTCAACTACATCACGGCTGCACCACCAGGTTGGTCGGAGCCAAGCTCGCCAAGAGACTGAGCTGTGATAGGTGCCACGTTGAGGCAGACAGAGATGACATTGCTTCATTGAATATCTGTGACTGGTCGGTTATCAGTTGTGGGCTAGTTGAGTCCAGCGCCCTGTTCGTTCCCAGGCCATTTGGTACAGGCGGCAGTTCAGATGATGGGTTGACTCATCACCTGGAGAGAGCATGTAAGACCGGTAGCAATACTGGCCGTGCTTGGCGAGGCGAGAACGACTCTTGGACGAGTGAGCATGAAGTCCGAGACGAGAACCTTGTAAAAGGTGCATCTAAGTGA